DNA sequence from the Malus sylvestris chromosome 10, drMalSylv7.2, whole genome shotgun sequence genome:
caATAAATAATTGAAATACATAgaaaaagagtaatgctaggaggctaaatttgtagacaaaatttgcaaaccaaatgatgtgtcaccaataagaaatgatCACGTTCATccattttaattaataatctaatcaACAACTTAGATGTCATTTAATTCACAAAATTGTCtttaaatttagtctccctaaggATCCTAACATTACTCCAtagaaaattgttcaaaaactTGAACCAAATATTAAGAGGGCGTTTAGCCACTAGGGGGAACTCGGATACATGTTGGCCCCTGTTTAAAAGTTATAATCTTCCATCAGTGTAGATGACTCTTGAAAATCAAAAAACTACATAGTGGTAACTTCGGGATTATCAACTTGAACAAAGTTAGTCTGTATGACTTTACGACGTGAATGATACTTAGCAACAACATGAGTAAGTGCTCGGCAAATGCATGACCAATAGTCCTTGGAACCACAATGGTAACATATGTCTATTTCTATGGTGGTTGTGTCTtacctttattcttgaagttgaAAGTCTTGAGATCTGGAGAATCACGCTTTGAAACCACAACGGTAACACATGTCTATTGGACCCCAAAAGTGTGGCAAGCGTTGTTCATTATGGGAAGCTGAGATATCCACCAACACATGAAGCCATAGGGTATTCTCTTCTTTACGATCAGCTCTACCATTTTGAAGGCCTCCAAAATTACACTTCCGGAATCATCCACCATGTTTGTCTCACAGGTTTGATTTCGTTTGCTTCTTATTTTCTTCAAAGTTTCAATGGAGAATTAAGGTTGGGTTTTGCTGAAATGACTGAACTTTTAAATCCCCCAAACATAAGTTGTGATGGAATGTGGTTCTTCTGATAAATTGCCGATCCAATTGTTGTTTCGATGTAGGGTTGAAACCGAATACACTGTACTTTAATCAATGCGGGGATCCTTCTATAGCTGCAATGACTGAAATCCACCATTTCAGGACTATGCCAGTTTTTGGTCCTCGGAGCTACCCTGTGAGAATAGCGGTTGTGGGAGACATTGGCCTTACTTACAACACAACTACCACAATAAGTCACTTGACAAGTAACAATCCTGATCTTGTTCTATTGATTGGTGATGTTACTTATACAAACCTCTACCTCACAATGCATTCAGAGAAAGTAGCTTTGGCCATGGGATCTTTGAGGTACTCATTTTTCTGTTTGGCAAATATCCAGTTTGACAATGCATTCAATTGCATTATAATTTAATGGCGGACGAGAACTAAAGCAATGTGTTTTCTTCCCCAATAGAAATGGCATTTTTTTCGTGCTCCTCGATTCCTGCAATTGCTACGATAACGTGTTTGATTGCAGCTGTCATGGGTTCTTATTGGCTCGAATTCCCACCACCTTGGACGGCCCGTCCTAGCCCCTCACCGTCCCTTTTGATCCCAGTCTGCGCGGCAACACCTTTGATTTGCCGGACGACGATCAGCGGGTCCGTTCATTTTATCATGCTTGGAGTTTACACTGACTTTAGCAAATCAGGTTATTAAAGTTTGCCTGATGTTTTAGCTTATTCCTTGCCTaaatattcttattttttgcatttctttttctttacaaGTCATTTCTTTATTGTTTCTATCCCCATTAAATCAGTGATCACTTTGCCCATAGGGCAACAATACAGGTGGCTGAAGCAAGATCTGGCTAATGTGGACAGATCTACAACTCCTTGGTTGGTAGCTACTTGGCATTCTCCCTGGTATAATACCTACGAGGCCCATTACAAAGAGGCAGAATGTATGAGTTTGGAAATGGAAAAGCTAATGTGCTCTTATGGCATTGATATAGTGTTCAATGGACATGTAAGTAACGATAACCACCAATAATTGTCACAAACCAATGATTGTCACAATCTTTGATAGGTAACAAGTTTCTTTCTTATAGCCAGAAACCATGTGGAAGAAGTGGTATAAGGGTCATTCGACTGAGGCTTTCTTGCATACCAGTAACTAGATAGTGATAGAAAGTTAGAAGGAACTACATCCCTGTGACAAGCAGAAGACGCCCACTGCACTTATAGACATGGCGTATCCGGAATATCTAGACGTGGATGGGTAGTACGACTGCTCAGTTTCCCTTGATGTCAGTGACTACCTGAGCTAGACGACTCCTAGAATTGGCCAAAATAGTCATTCCATGAGAATAGGCTTAGCCAATTGAATGATTCAATTCTGTGGGACCCAAGTCTCTAATCGGAAGAGATAATTAAGTGCAGGACCCCTGCCCATGAAAGATGTCGCGTGAACAAGATGGTCTGTCCTTGACGTGCAAATCTTCATGAAGTGGCTtgatttcaaagtgtttcaataCTAGTTAAACGACTTATGGGATCAAAGTTGCGAATCGGAAGGATATGGTTTTTGAGGAACGACTTCGCCTACACCTCACACTAAAAAACACATCCAAGAGCCAGAGATTACTCCTGAAGTGGTCACGTGGGTCGTCTGATTCTGTAAGTAAGACACCCAACCAACGACCCTACGACTACAGGCCTAAGGTAGCCTGTAAGCCGAGACTTACACCTGCTATGAGTACGCGGACTTGCTTGCTTACTTACAGCAGCACTTCCGGCCATCAGTCtatgatttaagttttgctggGACAAGGTCGTGTGTCACAACTATAGCAGCTACATGGACTTCCTCTGCTTCCTACGAGAAGTACGATTCCGCATGATGGCTCTATAAGTAAAAAATCTCGCAATGTGCCCCGGAAAGGCCAAAGCTCAAGAAGCCACAAAGTCGAGTGTCACGACTATAGCAGCTATGCGGACCTCATCTGCTTCCTATGAAAAGCACGAGTCCAGCTAATGACTCTATAAGTCAAAAATCTTGCAACGTGCCCCGATAGGGCTAAAGCTCAAGAAGCCATTGATGTGAATTTAAACTAACCTAATAAATTGTTACAACCGCCCCCAAAATAATTGtattatttgttattttaacGTAGACTGCCATGTGGCAGCCATCTAACcctatttcttttctctttttctgtCCCCCTCCCTCCAAGACCTCTCTATTCTTCATCTCTCTCACTCTGTACTCTGTCTCTCTCAACTATCCCGTAGCTATCTCTCTCAGCTCTCCTGTACCTCTCTCCCTCTACCTCTCgcatcactctcttcctctggaCACTAGGACCGTGTCACCAGTGAGGAGGCTTGCAACGAGCCCAGGACCCCTGCCCTGCGAGTTCGACGGCACGGAGCAAAGCTCCGGCGaaccttttctctttttctgtTAGGTAAGTCACGAATCTCTCATTCTCGTTGTTGGCATGATGCTTGGTTGCGTTTTATGAGCTTGATCATTCCCTTTTTACGTAGGTTGTACCATGGAATCGAGTTGGGTTGAGCACACCTATTTTTCTGGCGAACCGTGAGCTTCGAGGGGATTTCCGGTCACCTCCGACCGTGTTACGATTATTTGAAGGTAGCAATCTCTTCCTCTCCTCttgttcttcatgtttgtaCTTAGATCAGAACCTAGAGCCCTTGTTTTCAGGTGACCGAAGCCGTAGCAGCTCTGGCCTTCTTCTTTCTCGGCAAACCAGGCCTCTTAGGCCTTTTAGAACCACCTTTGGGCTTCAaccttttatttttagttatgtTGTTTTAAAACCCCAAAAGGCCACGGGCCTTATTTTGAAAGGCCTTGGGTCGGTTTTCATTAAAGGGCTTAAAGGCCTGCCCTTTTATGAGGCCTTAGGGTCGGcctttgtgtgtgtatgtaagCAGTGGGTGTGcagcccgtgtgtgtgtgtgtttagggtgcgtgtgtgtatatgcatgccatgcatgcatatgcaTGTTGTGCTTGcgcgcgtgtgtgtgtgtatgtgtgtgtgtgtgtgtgtatttgggcttaagcccaaaccccttTTCTTTACCCTAAAGCCTTTTTGACCCTAAAACCTTAGAATTCTAAAACCTATTAGGGCTTAACCCATCCAACCcaatttccttattttatttagttcaaGCCCAATCTTTTAGAaaatcctttttatttatttattaccatttttgtgcttaggtaaAGTTGCTAGTGGAGAAATTCTTAATCCTTATCCGCACGACTCTTCTGCTAAGGAATATTTGTGAGttgaccccttctaaaattacatgattttataatttaattgcataaatgattagcatgcctacaAATTTATGATTCGATTTATGTTAAGCCTGTTTACTGAATTTATTgttttcgtctcgtgtttttggtgaggaaataaatgttagcctattttgagctatattttaatatatcatattttctataaaaatcgtgatctggtagactatctgatggatgacaaTAGGATGCCataacatgttttagaaacccctctttataatttagatgatggatgactttatactatgaagtggttatttatgagaggcgtaactatttgtgcgtacctagaggacattatgccgcctggggcgagaaTTTGGTGTTGGtatttaggccgggagaaataatccctagctataGGTTGAGGGACATGGAGCAAGCATTaggccgggagttggtaatctctggctacgggcgcagagatCACAGAACAggtattgggccgggagttatataattcagtgatctttctagcagcacaccgcgcttacgagacgatctaCGATGCGTTTACTATTTTGATTTCCGTGATGTTGTTCCGCGATATGGCtttttgagatattttggcatgctaggattttgattaaatccatcacttattatgctagtagttttcattatacaAACTGTAGGGGTTAGTactttgataattattttattgttattgtatatatgagcttggtccactcacctttgttttacgCCCCCATTCATGTCATAGAAACGAGGACTACGAGACGGCATGAGAGGCATTCCCTACCAGTAGCAATCTATCACtcacttgtgtgatatcttgtaatgatctttcctttttgtaaattttcttttagATTGTGTCTTGTGCACCTTAGACACttccttaaactttgtttattactCTTAAATTCTGATGTTTATTCATGAATATTTTCTCCTAATTATTACTCTTgtaatcaattaatggctttcgtcaccctcgggtgtcgacCAGAAATTGTTTATCCTGGTATTCGGAGAATATGAAGGTTGGGGCGTatcagattggtatcagagcgtaaCCTTGGCCGTGGTGTGTCGACGAGGTCAACGGGCCCCTTAAGGGaagtggattgtaacatcccacatcgcctaggggagtgatcctcaaatgtatattcccatccctacctagaaCGAGggtttttgggagctcactagcttcgggttccatcggaacttcgaagttaagcgagtagcgcacgaaagcactcccatgatgggtgacccactgggacgTTCTTatgtgagttcctaaaaacaaaaccgtgagggtgtagttggggcctaaagcggacaatatcgtgctacagtggtggagcgggcccgggaagtggtccaccCCGAGCCGGGAGGTggcaaatggtatcagagcatggttagGGTTTCTTTCCACCAATTTGGTAAATTTTAGTGTTTCTAAATCTTGTTATCTTTGTCAGAATCATGGCTATTCCTGGTGGGAATGTGCATCGGCAACCTCGTACTTCTATAATGGGAGGAATCCAACAGTTTACTAATGCTTTAATGAATGTTCTTCCTGGTCATAGACTGAATCAGACATACTTAGAAATTGCTAGAAGTCATGGAGTTGTTGAGTTGAGATCTATGGGGAATGGTGAAGAGGCTGAGCAATGGTTGGAGAAAATGGATGATATTTTACAGGCTATGAAGTGTCCTCTAAATGAGTGGGCAAGCACTGCAGGTTTCTTTATTCAGGGTGAAGCTAGGAGTTGGTGGAAATCAACGAAGGAATCTCATCCACCTGGTTCTTGGATGACTTGGGCTGCCTTCAGGAAACGTTTTATTGCCTATTTTCTAAGCCCTAGCTATAGACTAAGGAAGAGACAGAAGTACTTAGAGTTCCAATAGGGTGATCTTAGCATCACAGAATTTGACAGCACTTTCAGGCACCTGGCTAGACATCATGACGGGACTTATGATAATCTGCATGCACAGATGGATCAGGCGATAATTGCACTGAATCAGGAGTACCGTACACTAGTAGCTGCTCAGAGACCCAGAACTTATGAGAATATAATCAAGATAAGTCTGAGTATAGAACAGTCTAAGTGGGATACGGAAATACAGGATCAACCTCAGACTTGGAACCAACCCCAAAGACAGAATAGACAGCGGAATCAAAATTTTCGGTCGCGGAGTACCAGGGAATGAGTAGGCCCCTCCAGTTCTGTGGGTCCCAGacattctttttcctttaaaCGATCAAGATGGGGCTTAGGGTCTTCCAATGAAGGCAACGAGTCAGAGAGACGATATTTCAGTCATTTCACTCCAGGATATTTAGTCTGTAATTAGTGTGGGTTACGTTATCGAGGGAGTTGTGGGATGACTGTTGTAGTTTGTCACAGGTGTGGAGGTACCGGGCATTTTGTTCGTGATTGTCTTTCAGCACCACCTGGTAATTGTACCTCTGGCTCAAACTACGGTGGATATCGGCCAGTGCAGAATGTTGGCGCTCGACAAAGCTATGATGGTAGTGGCAGTAGTAGTTAGAGCTATGGTAGCAGTACTATTCTGAACTATGGAGGTAGTAGAGGTCTGCAATTTGGTGGCAGAGGTAGCCAGAGTTTTAGAGGAAATGATAGTCGGAGTACTCAGTTTCCGACCAAGCAGCAGGCTGGAACATCTTTTGGTGGCAATAATCAGGGGAACAGAGCATGACGTAGTTCTCGAGGTCATGGCGGTCGAAACAATAACGCGAGGTACCCGGTTCATTGATGTATGAACGCCATGACTCAGCAGGAGGCTGAGCAGGATCCTCGAGTTATTACCGGTACGTTACCTGTTTGTAATACTTGGGCTAGAGTTTTAATTGATCCGGGTGCTATGCAGTCTTttgtttcttcatcttttacTCGGGTTATGCCTTCTCAACCTCAGCCACTAGGTTTTGATATGCTGATTCAAATGCCAAGTGGTGAATTATTTTGTGCTCAATGGCAATATTTGAATTGTCCAGTTATTGTGGAAGGGGAAAACTTAGAGGTTGATCTAATTCCTTTTAAACTGGCTGAGTTTGATGTCATTTTGGGAATAGATTGCCTATCTAAGCACCGAGCGAATGTCGCATTTTGGGACTTCTAGCAGTGACAATTATGGGTGAGCAACATGTCCTCCCCAATAGTATTATTTTTGCCATTCAGGCAACAAGGTTGCTGAATAAGGGTTGTGTGGGGTTTTTAGCCCATGTAGTTGTGAAGGATGAATTTTCTTTGCGTCCAGAAGATGTGCCAGTTGTAAGGCATTTCATTGATTTGTTTCCTGATGATTTACCAGGATTGCCACCTACGAGGGAAATTGAGTTTACTATCAATTTACTCCAGGTACCAATCCCATTTCCTTGGCACTTTATCGAATAGCACCGGCGGAGTTGAGAGAATTAAAGATTCAAGTCCAGGAATTGGTAGACAAAGGTTACATTCAGCCAAGTACATTCCCGTGGGGAGCTCCTGTTCTTTTTGTGAGAAGGAAAGATGGATCGATAAGACTttgtattgattataggcaacTGAATTAGGTGACAGTGAAGAATCGTTACCCTCTGCCTCGgatcgatgatttgtttgatcaattgAAATGTGCTCAGGTATTTTCCAAAATTGATCTTCGATCGGGTTACCATTAATTGAGGATTCGCGAGGATGATGTCCTGAAGACTGCTTTCTGTACAAGGTATGGGCATTATGAATTTCGTGTCATGCTTTTTGGATTGACAAATGCACCTGCAAcatttatggatttgatgaacagATTCTTTAGACCGTATCTGGATCGATttgtgattgtgttcattgatgACATTCTAATTTATTCTAGAAGTGTTAATGAGCACAAGAAGCATTTGAGACTAGTGCTGGAACGATTGAGGGATGACCAGCTttatgccaagttcagtaagTGCCAATTTTGGTTAACTCAGGTTGGTTTTCTCGGGCACATAGTTTCTGCTGAAGGAATTAGTGTGGATCCCCAAAAGGTGTCAGCAATATCTAACTGGGAACAACCGAAGAGTGTCACTGAAATCAGAAGTTTTCTAGGTTTGGTAGGGTATTATAGAAGATTTATTTAGAATTTTTCTACAATTTCTCTACCTCTTACTAAGTTGACTCGCAAAGGTGTTCAGTTCATGTGGGATgaaaattgtgagcaaagttttcaggTGCTTAAGCGACGCCTCACTCAGGCCCCTGTTCTCACTCTTCCAGATGACAGTGGTGAATTTGAGGTGTATACTGATGCTTCTCTATCAGGTTTTGGTTGTGTACTGATGCAGCATGGAAAAGTTATTGCCTAAGCTTCCAGACAACTCAAAATCCATGAAAGAAATTATTCCACTCATGATTTGGAGTTTGGACCAGTGATTttcgctttgaagatttggaggcactACCTTTATGGAAAGAAATGTCGTATTTTTacggatcataagagtcttaaGTATGTGTTCACTAAGAATGAGCTGAATTTGAGACAGAGAAGGTGGATGGAGCTTATCAGTGATTATGATTGTTCAATCGAGTACCACCCTGGGCATGCTAATGTAGTGGCTGATGTTCTTAGTCGGAAACATCACGAGTAACTTGCATCACTTCAAATTGTACATGTTCCGTTACTATTTTCTCTTCAGGAAATGGGTGTCAATTTGGAACCAGGTGAGCACGTAGCTTGGCTAGCACATTTCCAGGTTAGACCTATTTTTGTTGACATGGTCATAGAAGCTCAAGAACTTAATCCAGAATGCGACGAATTAAAGGTACAAATGTTGAAGGGGAAGAATGATAAATTCATCATCCGTAAGGACAGAGCATTATTGAAAGGGAACCATTTGTTCGTGCCTAAAGATAATGAAGCGGTTAAGAAGGAAATTCTTGATGAGCCTCATACTTCAGCTTATGCTATGCATCTAGGGAGTACTAAATTGTATCACACCATTTATCTTTTCTATTACTAGGAAGGGATGAAACAAGATGTAGCAGAGTATGTGAGCAGATGTTTAATCTGTCAGCAGGTTAAAGCAGACAGACAGAGACATGGGGGATTGATGCAGAATCTTCCGATACCAGTTTGGAAGTGGAAGGATACCATTATGGACTTTGTGTATGGGCTACCTAGAACACCGTCAAGGTATGATGGTATATGGGTAATTGTTGATCGGCTTACCAAGACTGCTCATTTCTTACCAGTTTGACAGACCCACTCGCTGGAGAAATTGGCGAAATTATTTGTTGATCATATTGTTCGTCTACATGGTGTACCCGTCTCCATTGTGTCAGACAGAGATCCTAGATTtacttcaaggttttggaaagcTTTTAATGCCGCTATGGGTACTCAATTACTGTTcagcactgcttatcatccaCAAACTGATGGTCAATCCGAGCGGACAATTCAGACTTTAGAGGACATGTTGAGAGTGTCGGTGTTACAATGGAAAGGTAGTTGGGATAACTATTTACCGTTGGTGGAGTTTTCTTATAATAATAGTTATCACTCGAGTATTAGGACGGCGCTTTTTGAAGCACTTTATGGGAAGGTGTGTAAGACGccattatgttggtcagaggcAGGAGAAAGGCCGTTGGTGGGACCAGAGATTGTGGATACCACCAACACTAATATCCGTTTGATTAAGGCGAATTTGAAAACAGCACTAGACCGACAGAAAAGCATTGCAGACAAACACTCCAAGGATCGTGAGTATACAGTGGGTGACTTTGTGTTCTGGAAATTATCTCCATGGAAGGAAGGGCGTTGTTCGTTTTGGTAAGTGAGGAAAGCTGAGTCCTTGATATGTTGGTCCCTACCAGATTATTGAGAGAATTGGTGCAGTTGCTTATAGGTTGGAGCTACCATCGGAGTTAACTCATATCCATAACGTTTtccatgtttccatgcttcAGAAATATGTACCGGATCCCTCTCATATCATCCAGATAGAACCATTGGAAGTAAATCCGGATGCTAGCTATGTAGAAGAACCAGTGGCTATCCTTGACATGCATGATAAGGTATTGCGCAACAAAGTTATTCATTTGGTAAAggtattgtggaggaaccatgcagtcgaagaagctacttgggagatagAGAAATCAATGCAGAACCAATATCCTTTTCTTTTCGTGTAATTTTGCAATTTTGAGG
Encoded proteins:
- the LOC126584393 gene encoding uncharacterized protein LOC126584393 → MTQQEAEQDPRVITGTLPVCNTWARVLIDPGAMQSFVSSSFTRVMPSQPQPLGFDMLIQMPSGELFCAQWQYLNCPVIVEGENLEVDLIPFKLAEFDVILGIDCLSKHRANVAFWDF